CTTTGCTCTCTATTTTATACATTTATTTTAGTGCGCTAATTTGATAGGTCAGTTTAGTCGTTAATTACTTATGGTAATCTAGCACTTTCTCCATTTTTTATCATCAACCAGAGCCTGATTGCTACTCCTACCTTTTTATTACCAGTTGATCTTCTTCCTCCTCGATGGTCTCTCCTTTTCCTAGCCCCCCTCTCCTTCACTATCTCCTTTCTCCGGTCGTAATTAGATTAGACACTCCCCCAAAGGAaaagcaaagaaaagaaaagaaagcagtTCTCCATGGAAACGGAGAAGGagatcctcctcctcctggctcccgCTCCCGCTCCCACCATCTTTCTTCTTTCTCATATTCCCTCCCCACCACCTCGCACATATTCCCACCGCCTTTACTCCTTGCCGTCCCTCCTCCCGCACCCTCCGCGGCCACGCTTCCCGCAGACTACCTACGTACATGCGGCGCCGGCGCTCTCCTCTGGCGGCGCTGTGGCTCGCCGCGGCGTGGGCTCTGCAGCTGCTCGCAGGCGCCGGGGCCGCGAACCCGACGTGGTGCATCGTGCGCACcggagcgccggtgaagacggTGCAGGCGGCGCTGGACTACGCGTGCAGCCCCGCGGGCGGCGCCGACTGCGCGCCCATCCAGGCCAGCGCCCTCTGCTACCTCCCCAACACCCTCGCCGCGCACGCCTCCTACGCCTTCAACTCCGTCTACCAGCGCTCCCACGCCGCGCCCGGCGCCTGCGACTTCGCCGGCACCGCCACCGTCACGCTCACCGACCCCAGTCAGTACAGACAATTCCTCACGTTTGATTCTATCCTTTGTTCCTCCCTTCTCGGTCACGCATGCGTTGCGCACTCGATTGCTTCAATTATGCCCTGGTTATATTTTAAATCTGCATTGTACTAGTAGTTTATTTCAAATAAATAGTAAATTGCATTGAAGTATATTTCAAAAAATATATTTGCATTGTACCGTAGTATGGTGCTTCTTTTTCCTCGGTTGCAACTTGCAAGCTTCCTATGAGTGCAATCCCTTCCATGCACGCGTCTCTTTTGCTTTTGCCGCCTTCTTTGTTTGCTTGACCGGCGTCGCTTTTGCTTTTTTTGCTTCGTTAGTAGTATCACTACCACTGCACTAATAGGTAATAGCCGGCGTACTTTTCTTTTTGGAACCTTTGGGATTATGCTTTCATTGGAAGAATTTTTCTCTCAAGAATAGTCTTTGCGCCTCGATGCATTGAACGAAGAATATATGTGTGTAGGTCGATTTCTGAAATGTGATGCGCCATTTTCCGGTAACTTCAGCATGAATGTATTATCCCCCAAAAAAAAACCTCTAAACCTCCCGATTAATTGATGGTGTACGTTGAGATATGCAAAAGTTATTCACTGTGTTCATGCATTGCCCAGTTTTCGTCTTGTTTGTGAACCCTATCTTCAGGACTCCCACCTTCAGAGTATTTCTATCTGTACCTAGGCATGTTGAGTAATTCAGTTAttatccaaaaataataataaaattccTGATACGATGATGGTGTTGACATGTGCAAAAGTTATTCACTGTATTCACGCATTGCCCATTTTTCGTCCAGTTTGTGAACCCTACTTTCAGTTTCAGGACTACCTCCTTCAGAGTATTTCTAGTTGTACATGTACGCCTAGGCAAGTGAAGCGTTTATACACTTCTATTAATAATCCAGTTTTCTCTTAATTACGTTTTTCAGGTTATGGATCATGCACCTTCCCTGCATCTCCAGGGTACGTGCATCACATTGTACTCGCTTCCATTTGTACAACTTCACTAAGAATACATGAGGAATTTCTAATAATTCATTAACAAACTTCGTTTACGTCTTCTGCAATCCCATGTATCTAGCTAGAAGAGCATGATATTTGCTAGATGAAATTCGAATCATATAACACGTCGTATACATGAGATGTTTACTTAGCTAAATCTGTGGCTACTGACTCTGTTGTGCCGAATTCATTCCATCTGCTGTTACGGGAATTTTGCACCTAACTTCCAAATTTTTATTTTACCCTGAAAAGAGACAAAAAATTGTAAAAGATACTCAAAAGAACCCGGTAAGGGAATGATGATCatgctgac
Above is a window of Triticum dicoccoides isolate Atlit2015 ecotype Zavitan chromosome 5B, WEW_v2.0, whole genome shotgun sequence DNA encoding:
- the LOC119306512 gene encoding PLASMODESMATA CALLOSE-BINDING PROTEIN 3-like isoform X1, with translation MRRRRSPLAALWLAAAWALQLLAGAGAANPTWCIVRTGAPVKTVQAALDYACSPAGGADCAPIQASALCYLPNTLAAHASYAFNSVYQRSHAAPGACDFAGTATVTLTDPSYGSCTFPASPGAAGSPGSATSTSRPPPGNRKPDLGSDDDDSDTDEAHVATANAPFMSLALSCFVYLHLRWW
- the LOC119306512 gene encoding PLASMODESMATA CALLOSE-BINDING PROTEIN 3-like isoform X2; translated protein: MRRRRSPLAALWLAAAWALQLLAGAGAANPTWCIVRTGAPVKTVQAALDYACSPAGGADCAPIQASALCYLPNTLAAHASYAFNSVYQRSHAAPGACDFAGTATVTLTDPSYGSCTFPASPGRITRFSHVYISTTAGQPQA